The genomic segment GGTTTAGGTCCATCAATTCTCTCGCTGCTTCTCAACAGTTCAAATATCAActtccaaatatttttgccCCAAGGAATGGATTACATATTAGTTCAACAAAATAAGATTCTGAATTGAATATTCGCGAATGTTGCAAAATCATTTCCAAGACCCTGTGATCATTACACTGCAACTCATTTGCTCACGTCCAAAAGGTTTTAGAGGAAGACGTTTCTTTTGCCTTTTCTTATGGGAGAGAGTCACTCGTTTTTTTCCGGTGCAAGTGGCGTTCCCCAACCAGAGAGGAAAACAATCGAGACATAGGAGGCACCCAAAGACAGGCCGATATATAAATACGAAATTAAAAAGAGGGCTATCATCCCTCTGTCTACAGAGAGGCTGTCTCCAGTGTAAAGGGACTGTGGTGATCTTACAGACTTCCTTGGTAGGTAAGGTCCCGCCCGCCCCGCGACTGTCTTTTCAGGAGGGCAGGTTGTGCTGGGTGTTATGTGCCTTCATGCAGCCAGGGGGCACTGTCGTCTTTACTGTTATATCCCTCCTGGCCGGTCGGGTTCGTGGTCCTGTGAGGGTGGGGGCTCTGCAACGTCAGACTGGTGGGCCGTGACAAATGAGGCGAAGGAGGCCGGTACCTGTTGCGCGGGTCCGGGGACGTGGAAGGGGAGGACGAGTCCCGGTGCTGTTCCGTCCCCAACTGTGGCTCATCCTCGAGTGGACTCTCGAGGTCCGACTCCAATtcctcatcctcttcttcttcctccagtGTCAGTTCGAACTGGAACTTGTCCCCGCTGACCCCTGTCGAAGGGGGCCCTCCCAGGCTACCTCCTGATCTGAGCTCAGCGTGGGACTCGTCGGGACTAGAAGGTGAGGGGCTGCGTGGGATCATGCTCTGGTACCACTCTCTGTTGTCCTCCAGGATGTCCAGGATGTCCTGAGCGTCAGGGTGCACCAAGTCGGCCCACGTCTCCCACAGAGGGTGAACGATGTAGTCGATGAAGCCCACCTAGAGAAGAGACAAGTTTGGGGCGGGGTCTATCAAGAAACATTTGAAGTGGTGCTTTGAAGTGTTACCTGGCTCTTTTCAATGGAGGCATTGTGTTTGTCACACATGGGACTGATCTCCATGCCCTTATCACGTTCCCTGTCTCCCTGCGTGAAGAATTCCACCATGATGCGGTCGGTCCACTGACGGTAAAGCTCGAGGGGCTTGGTTGGGTTGCTCAGATCGGCACAGTGGACCATGTTCTGAAGAACCTGGGTGGAGGAAAGACATTCCAAATGTGGTTAGTAAGACACAAAGAGTTTTACATTTAGgtcttttaaaaaacaatcaggGCTGTCAAAATGAGTAATTTCAATAGTCTTTTTGCGTCAACAGGAGGCGCTCTAACCTGGATTCGATCGGAATAGTTGTCAAGCAGCAGAACTCCCAAGCTGGTCACTTTCTTGGTCTCCACCATTGTTTTCATGTCCGCCAAGAAGTTCATATGTTTGGACATATCTGTGGCTAGCACCTAGTGACAAAATCAGTGGTGACACATTACAATCGTATTCATTGTAAATACATTCAACTTGGaactagtttgaaaccctaaccctagtttgaaaccctaaccctagctttaaaccctactttgaaaccctaaccctagcttgaaacctCACCATGTCGATCACCATCTTGCGGAGGGAATCTCGTTGTTTCTTGCTGAGGTTCTGGAAGATGTCGCAGTTGTCCCCTTGGAGCAGTTTGAAGCCCACAGCGAGGTGATGGTTCTCCAGCACCGAGGCATCGTTGTACATCAACGCCAACTCGGAACCTGTGAAGGAGATGGTGGAGGGAGGCTGCTTCAAATACGTCACTGGGAAACTCCACCAAGTTATATTAACCGTGAGAAGGAAACATTTTGTGTGACGGCAGATGTAAGACCTCGCAAAGAGCAGAAGACCTACTTGTGTTTATTAGGAACTGGTTTGTGACGCCGGGGTGGTCGACGTCGTGAATGGCACTGGCGAACAAAACGGCCATGACTTCTAAATCTGTGAAAACAGCCTGCAACCAAACACACGGTATTAGAAAGGGCGGACTCTGGACTATTTGGATTCCAAATGACTGAAGAGTTCACCTCCAGAGCCGGTGTAGATAGAAGCACGTGTGTGGATTGCACAACGTCAGCCGCGTGGATGTTGTTGTGATAAGCTACGTCGGCACGGTAATGGTCCTCTAAGGTCATCATGAAGGTGATGAATGTGTTCATTGGGATCCGGAATGTTTTTAGCAGATCTCGCTCCTGGTAGGATAcaaagagagggagaggagggTCAGGTTGATCAACTTTAACATCTGCAACACGCTGGCCAGCACCGAGGTCTACTGGATGCAGCttcattaagaaaaaaataaataaaattgttgtatTTGGAGAAAAGATGTCCCTACCTGGAAGATGGAGAACATGATGACGGTCAAAGGGCGGTTTCCAGAGTGTTCCGCTACCTTGAATACATCCAGACCCCAGCGGTTAAGGTCCTCAATCTCCTGAGGAAGTCAAACATGACAAGTATAATGCATGTCgtggtatgtgtgtgttttttttgttttgtatgtagACGCACGCTGGCCAGCAGGTTCTCCTGTGGGGTGGTGACTCCAAAACGAGGGATGCAGGTGGATACAAGGCTGGGGCTCTGTGTGACCTTTTTCACACCAATGATCTGTGACATgggcctcttcttcttcttctccttctccttAGGCGGGGGAGACAGAATCTCCACatcatgttgtttttctgcaaTGACAACAGCATCCATTTTAGAACAAAACTGTGTCTATATTTTCTGAACCTATGCAAAAGTaaattctcattttctttcacttgGTCCCCGACAGGATGCCCAGCATGTCAAATACTCTTTTTGACAAATGTGGGTCACAGagtatttttaaatagaaatgtGTTTCTCCTCGGGGTTTTTACTCAAGACGCGAAACCTCCCAGGCCTAAACctcaacaacaaaatgcatgaaaataaaaataataaaataaaaagaaaaataaattaaaataaagtttgtcttttgatTCTGTCCTCCATAAAAGCTTATGTGTTcagacaaaaacataaaatcatCACATCATGAGGTGCTGTCCCCATAGGCACATGTTTGTTCAAAGTGACTCatcaggttgttgttttttgtttatttaatatcCAGCAAAATATTCTTTGCGCCAATTTGTAATCGAGAAGGAGCAACAAGCTTTACAATCCATCCACGTAAGCGCATTGACCTGCTGCTCCACGGAATAATGCCCAAACGTCCGCCTCCAAATACACACGGCACCTTTGGGATGCAGTCAGCCGAGTGCTGGCGCCCGCCACTCACCTCCCTCACGGTGCCTTCTTTTTCTCACAGCAGAAACCATGCTGGTCATCTCCGAGCACAGCCAGCCAGGCTGGACGTGGCGGCGGCATCCATATCAAAAGAGCGCGTGAAGGACAGTCACCTCCTTATTGGGCTCAAGCGccatcctccctccctccctcccaaccACCACTGATTCTTCTATTGATGAAACATGCCctcgaataatattgcacccTGTTGCTACGACAACGCCACGCAATGTGTCCGGGAATGCTgtctggaggaaaaaaaaatcctcgtACTCCCTGTCCGCTTAAGAAGCCATCCTCTCCTCCCCGGCTCTCGTGGAGAAACAATCTCTGCGTGTATTCCACGCCGCATCTGTTCCAATGACGTCTTTACAATTCTTCTTACAGCAGCCTTGCATTTTAAATGGAGACATCTGCTTCTATTTAGGTCCATTTAATAGACGAGCCAGTCAGACGTATCATATTGAGAAAACTGTAGAGGAATCTTAATGCCCACATTCGTGAAGACTAGCCaatgaaatattatttaaaaaatgtcatataGCGTAAGAGTTTGACGCAACCAAAAAAAGCATGAACAAGCAGATGTTTCTCAAATATTTGTGGGTACCTTCACACTTACACCCAACAAGACAATACTTTGTCCTTTAGTATTTGTTTACGAAAGAGAAAAAGCTGCaacacttgtttttctttttcttttcggtGAGGCAGGAGTGTAccgttattttattttgtaatgcactgaaaagaaaaaagtggcaaaaaatatttttttctgatttaaaaaaagtgctgaATCAGCTGATTACTGGTTGATGAATTATTTCGGgccctattttttttacttgtttatGAAATGAAGATCAAAATGTTTATAAGAACACTTGTGGAGATTTCTGCTCAGTACTGCAACattttttgaatttatttatatttcttaACATGGATTCAAATTCCaagtttcttttcaaatcaatGTTAATCGAACACCAACAGCTAtcatttgttgttattttctttctgcttTGTTTGAAAACTCACCGAGGAAGGTATTGGCAATGAACTCCGACACCTGATTCCCTGAGCGACTGGTCTCTGACAGTTGAGTCAGCTCTCGGTTTAGCATCCTCTTAAACTGTGtggacacaaaaaaacaaaacaaaaaatcagtAAAAAGAATCCAGTAGTTTGTGCCAAGATGCCAGACCATTGCTATTATTTGCCTCACCGATTTGAacacaattattatttgtcCATTCAACAGCACACTCAATATATGAGTTATACTGTCCAAAATGTAATATTGCCAGTATGTTGTCTGCTCTCTCAAACAAGCTTGTCCTACTCATCTGTATTCCACACAGCCCCCCTGCAAAGCCTGCAAAATCCAGATGTAAACAAGGCGTGCTCACCTGTCCGAGTCTCCGGCAAGCCCGGAGAACCAACACAAGCATGCCATTCCATGCATGTTGCTATTTCTCTGCGTAAAATCCAATCCAAtgggcagaagaaaaaaaagatttgaacaGTTCCCTGCGCTGCCTTAGACTCATCAGAGATGgttgggggggaagaaaaaaaaaaaaacaaccaaagaaGTGGCAATGAAAATAAGTTTCCACAGTCCTGAAGGTGATGCAGTGGTTGTCAGGAAAGGAGATGATTGCAAATGTGCTGTGACCTATTCAAGTACTTTCACGCAATCAATGAGAAACATAAAAAGCAGGGACTGTGCCTTTGTCCCTCCCCCAGCCTCAGACAGTGTGGGCTCCccttttttgtccaatcaggTTGGCTACTTTCAGAGGATGGGCAGAGGAAAGGAAGCTGACGCGCTGACTCAAAAATGGAGGAGGAAAGATGTGGACTGCTGGTTAACTCTTTCAGTGAAAATGAGCTCAAGTGTTTTTTACACACTCGCAATGGCTCGGGCTTCGATCTGTTAAATgccctaataaaaaaaataaactattgtACAAACCCAAATTTCCATGAACTTGGCACATCGTGCATAATGCAAGGAAAATTCTAATAGAAAGATTTGCAAATCCATTTTCAGTCTATTCACTcgatatttaatgttcaaattcataaaggtcttttttttttggtgcaaaaTGTCTCACCTTATTAGACGCCATCTCGCTGACCGAGTGTCTGGTCTGAAGTGTCTCGAGCTGGTCGAGACACCAGTCCAGCTCCTCCAGAGTCTCCACTGCCAATTTCTGATAAGGCTCTTCTGAAAAGAcaggtttgattttttttaactcaacaTTTTTATATGAAAATGTTGTTATGATATAAAAGCACAGATATTGGTGCTCGTACTGACCTGTGTGACATGGCTTACATGGGGGTGGCTGGTTACTGCTTGGTGGCCACCTGCAACAAGCACCACTTAGGACAATATggtagaaaaaatatatataatatatatatatttttttttccttgctctTACTTGTTTCCCACACGATCTTGCAGATGCGTGAAAGCGGCAAAATTACTTCTCACTGTTCGTAGGCTGGCGAGAATCTGAAGAGATAAACAAAGACAGAGTGAAGATGCAGGCTTGAGCGTAATAATCAGCGTCCGCGCTAatatgccaaaaaaaaaagattgaaatcAAACTTCTGTTACACATTCAATTGTTGACATcatgaaatgtgtgtgtggtgacgTGTAAATGCTACCAACCTGTGCAAATGGGGTAACTATCATGTCTTCTCCATGCCTGCAAATAGAAAACTGCACTTTAattggattaaaaaagaaatggggGGTTAGAAAAAGAAGATGACCTCTGCCATTATTTTAGGAACATGTCGATATTCCAAACGCATGCTGGGACTGTTTTGGTTGTCCAACAAACTTTGCAGCGGTGATGCATTTAGAGAGGAGCATTTTAGAAAGCGCTAAGGGGGCAGCGGGCTGATCAACGCAATTAGATCACAGCAATCTTGACGCTTTGTCTCACCGAGTGAGCCAACTGACTTCCCATTGCTTCACTCCCTCCTCCCTTCAAAAAAGGAGTAGCATATATTGGTGGGCAAAGTATGCCACAAATGGGAATATCAAATATTTACCcgaaaaaaagcacacttcATTTgactattttaaaatgaaatatcccATTTATGTCATTTCTTAATGAAGTACTCACAAATCGCTGGCCGTCGATGAGTTGCGTGACATGCTTTTGGGTGAGAGGTCATAATCGGAGTCGGAGCGGTAGAGGAAGGACTCCCGCCGTTGACTGTGGGGGACATTGGACTGTAGGACCAGACCCGAGCTTGGGCTGGTCTGGGAGTCCAAAGGACTGCGACCCACCAAAAGGCCATTTTCCACatcaaaactgaaaaaaagagacaaacaatatataaaacacaatttgcaGGAATTGTTTTGAAGTTCATCGCTAGCTATCATGTATAGCATATAATAGAATGAATAatgattttaatataatataaaataatataataatccaGGATAACACtgccttgctcaaggacacacTGAAGTGCATGATCACGTCAGATTGTTGAGACACGACAGTGTGAGAATCTTCTTGGAAGTTCATGTGACTTTGGCTATTTGTCCTGATCTTTAAATAATAGGCCACCGCAAGCCACCTCTCTTGCCTGGTTGtaacaatagaaaaaaaaaaaggtgcccTCACAAAGCAATTGAAGGTTATTGGAGTCTATTTTTAGCACAGCCTGTCTAAAGCACTCCTCCTTATAGCTGCGGCTGATAAATGGAAGATGGCTAGCCCATTATGCAACTCGGGGCTCAATGAACCAGCCTGATTCACAGCGAGAGAATTGAagaggtggagggggggggggggggatgctcAGGAAGTCTGCATCCAGCACAGTGATGCGGTACATCATCTGGCAGCCCATTGGTGTGACATAGCAAAGATGGGCGGGGCTGAAGCAGCTCAATGATGATACCCTCTACCTAACCCAGGCCggtttccctccctccctccctccccgcccgcccgcccgcccgcccgcccgtccgtGCCCGCTCAGTGAAACTGGCCGTGACGAGGCTCCATCAGAGGAGGCTAGTGACGTCAGAAGCTATAAATAGCTCTGCCTGGGGAACTGAGGCAGCTGTGAGGGAACTTACGTATGTAGCTCCCCCAAATACCCTTCACCAATTCATTCGAGAGGATTTCTTGCCCTATAGTTTAATAGCGGATGCAAATACATGTTTAGGTGCCGTTTTAAATGGGATTTACAATGTTTTAAATGGGACCCCTTATTTTTCACTCAGTACAGGTAAAGGTTTTATTCTGCTGAGTTCAAACAGTAAATACTAGAGCGATGGCGCCCACTATTGGTGAAAACGGTGTACTGCATAATTTGAGCAAAAATCGCTTACATTACAGcatgtgtttaaaataaaaataaaaaaatcaccatCCAACCCTTAAAGGATTATTGGATTCATCCTGTAAATGAAAGATTTAAAGCAAGGAGTGTTTGTTGACTGATCAGCATATTTATTGCTGTAGCAGATTAAATTGAGATGAACTTTTTCCATCACTGTGAAGTGCCATAGTTGGCGTTTGTTATTGACGTTGACAATGTCAGCATAACATCAATTCAAACTTTCCACTAAATGGGCAGACAGGCAGGGAAAGAGAAAATGAGACAGGCTGGCGTCTTATTCATTCACTTACACTGCATTCATAACAAGATGACCTTGGTGGTCTTCTACCTTCAGCATTGTTCTCCAGTTGTGTGACGCAAATGACGGCCCCCCCTTTTTGCTCTTTAATTCAGTTCGACTCAACTTTTCTCACACCCACATCCTAACCTTCCGCCTTTGTTCCCAGGATGTCCAGTTTGCAGCTTTCATTGCATGGTCTGCCCtcagttgacttttttttagtttgtagTACTCAACCATCCTTTTATTTCACTATTtactcattttaaatgaaaaataatgaccaATTTCCACTGAAAACAAACTGGTAA from the Syngnathus acus chromosome 4, fSynAcu1.2, whole genome shotgun sequence genome contains:
- the LOC119121846 gene encoding cAMP-specific 3',5'-cyclic phosphodiesterase 4C-like isoform X3, with the translated sequence MSWLEGRRESLPVAQQVVRRRYSGPLLLPPLRRRHSCQDHHSDTRRFSAAHGLPLHRLEVLYCRALASHDEHRNWLSKAPSKRATEHSHIMECAALSREGAGLAKAPKHLWRQPRTNIRFKQRFNSDTECYLCRNRTLEKLRPVLKKPRMSWPFSLKRFDVENGLLVGRSPLDSQTSPSSGLVLQSNVPHSQRRESFLYRSDSDYDLSPKSMSRNSSTASDLHGEDMIVTPFAQILASLRTVRSNFAAFTHLQDRVGNKWPPSSNQPPPCKPCHTEEPYQKLAVETLEELDWCLDQLETLQTRHSVSEMASNKFKRMLNRELTQLSETSRSGNQVSEFIANTFLEKQHDVEILSPPPKEKEKKKKRPMSQIIGVKKVTQSPSLVSTCIPRFGVTTPQENLLASEIEDLNRWGLDVFKVAEHSGNRPLTVIMFSIFQERDLLKTFRIPMNTFITFMMTLEDHYRADVAYHNNIHAADVVQSTHVLLSTPALEAVFTDLEVMAVLFASAIHDVDHPGVTNQFLINTSSELALMYNDASVLENHHLAVGFKLLQGDNCDIFQNLSKKQRDSLRKMVIDMVLATDMSKHMNFLADMKTMVETKKVTSLGVLLLDNYSDRIQVLQNMVHCADLSNPTKPLELYRQWTDRIMVEFFTQGDRERDKGMEISPMCDKHNASIEKSQVGFIDYIVHPLWETWADLVHPDAQDILDILEDNREWYQSMIPRSPSPSSPDESHAELRSGGSLGGPPSTGVSGDKFQFELTLEEEEEDEELESDLESPLEDEPQLGTEQHRDSSSPSTSPDPRRPRTRPARRDITVKTTVPPGCMKAHNTQHNLPS
- the LOC119121846 gene encoding cAMP-specific 3',5'-cyclic phosphodiesterase 4C-like isoform X4 — translated: MSWLEGRRESLPVAQQVVRRRYSGPLLLPPLRRRHSCQDHHSDTRRFSAAHGLPLHRLEVLYCRALASHDEHRNWLSKAPSKRATEHSHIMECAALSREGAGLAKAPKHLWRQPRTNIRFKQRFNSDTECYLCRNRTLEKLRPVLKKPRMSWPFSLKRFDVENGLLVGRSPLDSQTSPSSGLVLQSNVPHSQRRESFLYRSDSDYDLSPKSMSRNSSTASDLHGEDMIVTPFAQILASLRTVRSNFAAFTHLQDRVGNKWPPSSNQPPPCKPCHTEEPYQKLAVETLEELDWCLDQLETLQTRHSVSEMASNKFKRMLNRELTQLSETSRSGNQVSEFIANTFLEKQHDVEILSPPPKEKEKKKKRPMSQIIGVKKVTQSPSLVSTCIPRFGVTTPQENLLASEIEDLNRWGLDVFKVAEHSGNRPLTVIMFSIFQERDLLKTFRIPMNTFITFMMTLEDHYRADVAYHNNIHAADVVQSTHVLLSTPALEAVFTDLEVMAVLFASAIHDVDHPGVTNQFLINTSSELALMYNDASVLENHHLAVGFKLLQGDNCDIFQNLSKKQRDSLRKMVIDMVLATDMSKHMNFLADMKTMVETKKVTSLGVLLLDNYSDRIQVLQNMVHCADLSNPTKPLELYRQWTDRIMVEFFTQGDRERDKGMEISPMCDKHNASIEKSQVGFIDYIVHPLWETWADLVHPDAQDILDILEDNREWYQSMIPRSPSPSSPDESHAELRSGGSLGGPPSTGVSGDKFQFELTLEEEEEDEELESDLESPLEDEPQLGTEQHRDSSSPSTSPDPRNRTTNPTGQEGYNSKDDSAPWLHEGT
- the LOC119121846 gene encoding cAMP-specific 3',5'-cyclic phosphodiesterase 4D-like isoform X1, with protein sequence MSWLEGRRESLPVAQQVVRRRYSGPLLLPPLRRRHSCQDHHSDTRRFSAAHGLPLHRLEVLYCRALASHDEHRNWLSKAPSKRATEHSHIMECAALSREGAGLAKAPKHLWRQPRTNIRFKQRFNSDTECYLCRNRTLEKLRPVLKKPRMSWPFSLKRFDVENGLLVGRSPLDSQTSPSSGLVLQSNVPHSQRRESFLYRSDSDYDLSPKSMSRNSSTASDLHGEDMIVTPFAQILASLRTVRSNFAAFTHLQDRVGNKWPPSSNQPPPCKPCHTEEPYQKLAVETLEELDWCLDQLETLQTRHSVSEMASNKFKRMLNRELTQLSETSRSGNQVSEFIANTFLEKQHDVEILSPPPKEKEKKKKRPMSQIIGVKKVTQSPSLVSTCIPRFGVTTPQENLLASEIEDLNRWGLDVFKVAEHSGNRPLTVIMFSIFQERDLLKTFRIPMNTFITFMMTLEDHYRADVAYHNNIHAADVVQSTHVLLSTPALEAVFTDLEVMAVLFASAIHDVDHPGVTNQFLINTSSELALMYNDASVLENHHLAVGFKLLQGDNCDIFQNLSKKQRDSLRKMVIDMVLATDMSKHMNFLADMKTMVETKKVTSLGVLLLDNYSDRIQVLQNMVHCADLSNPTKPLELYRQWTDRIMVEFFTQGDRERDKGMEISPMCDKHNASIEKSQVGFIDYIVHPLWETWADLVHPDAQDILDILEDNREWYQSMIPRSPSPSSPDESHAELRSGGSLGGPPSTGVSGDKFQFELTLEEEEEDEELESDLESPLEDEPQLGTEQHRDSSSPSTSPDPRNRYRPPSPHLSRPTSLTLQSPHPHRTTNPTGQEGYNSKDDSAPWLHEGT
- the LOC119121846 gene encoding cAMP-specific 3',5'-cyclic phosphodiesterase 4D-like isoform X6; the encoded protein is MSWLEGRRESLPVAQQVVRRRYSGPLLLPPLRRRHSCQDHHSDTRRFSAAHGLPLHRLEVLYCRALASHDEHRFDVENGLLVGRSPLDSQTSPSSGLVLQSNVPHSQRRESFLYRSDSDYDLSPKSMSRNSSTASDLHGEDMIVTPFAQILASLRTVRSNFAAFTHLQDRVGNKWPPSSNQPPPCKPCHTEEPYQKLAVETLEELDWCLDQLETLQTRHSVSEMASNKFKRMLNRELTQLSETSRSGNQVSEFIANTFLEKQHDVEILSPPPKEKEKKKKRPMSQIIGVKKVTQSPSLVSTCIPRFGVTTPQENLLASEIEDLNRWGLDVFKVAEHSGNRPLTVIMFSIFQERDLLKTFRIPMNTFITFMMTLEDHYRADVAYHNNIHAADVVQSTHVLLSTPALEAVFTDLEVMAVLFASAIHDVDHPGVTNQFLINTSSELALMYNDASVLENHHLAVGFKLLQGDNCDIFQNLSKKQRDSLRKMVIDMVLATDMSKHMNFLADMKTMVETKKVTSLGVLLLDNYSDRIQVLQNMVHCADLSNPTKPLELYRQWTDRIMVEFFTQGDRERDKGMEISPMCDKHNASIEKSQVGFIDYIVHPLWETWADLVHPDAQDILDILEDNREWYQSMIPRSPSPSSPDESHAELRSGGSLGGPPSTGVSGDKFQFELTLEEEEEDEELESDLESPLEDEPQLGTEQHRDSSSPSTSPDPRNRYRPPSPHLSRPTSLTLQSPHPHRTTNPTGQEGYNSKDDSAPWLHEGT
- the LOC119121846 gene encoding cAMP-specific 3',5'-cyclic phosphodiesterase 4D-like isoform X7, with product MNKDSRLARKGVPSSFGRRHSCLGFDVENGLLVGRSPLDSQTSPSSGLVLQSNVPHSQRRESFLYRSDSDYDLSPKSMSRNSSTASDLHGEDMIVTPFAQILASLRTVRSNFAAFTHLQDRVGNKWPPSSNQPPPCKPCHTEEPYQKLAVETLEELDWCLDQLETLQTRHSVSEMASNKFKRMLNRELTQLSETSRSGNQVSEFIANTFLEKQHDVEILSPPPKEKEKKKKRPMSQIIGVKKVTQSPSLVSTCIPRFGVTTPQENLLASEIEDLNRWGLDVFKVAEHSGNRPLTVIMFSIFQERDLLKTFRIPMNTFITFMMTLEDHYRADVAYHNNIHAADVVQSTHVLLSTPALEAVFTDLEVMAVLFASAIHDVDHPGVTNQFLINTSSELALMYNDASVLENHHLAVGFKLLQGDNCDIFQNLSKKQRDSLRKMVIDMVLATDMSKHMNFLADMKTMVETKKVTSLGVLLLDNYSDRIQVLQNMVHCADLSNPTKPLELYRQWTDRIMVEFFTQGDRERDKGMEISPMCDKHNASIEKSQVGFIDYIVHPLWETWADLVHPDAQDILDILEDNREWYQSMIPRSPSPSSPDESHAELRSGGSLGGPPSTGVSGDKFQFELTLEEEEEDEELESDLESPLEDEPQLGTEQHRDSSSPSTSPDPRNRYRPPSPHLSRPTSLTLQSPHPHRTTNPTGQEGYNSKDDSAPWLHEGT
- the LOC119121846 gene encoding cAMP-specific 3',5'-cyclic phosphodiesterase 4D-like isoform X2 — protein: MSWLEGRRESLPVAQQVVRRRYSGPLLLPPLRRRHSCQDHHSDTRRFSAAHGLPLHRLEVLYCRALASHDEHRNWLSKAPSKRATEHSHIMECAALSREGAGLAKAPKHLWRQPRTNIRFKQRFNSDTECYLCRNRTLEKLRPVLKKPRMSWPFSLKRFDVENGLLVGRSPLDSQTSPSSGLVLQSNVPHSQRRESFLYRSDSDYDLSPKSMSRNSSTASDLHGEDMIVTPFAQILASLRTVRSNFAAFTHLQDRVGNKWPPSSNQPPPCKPCHTEPYQKLAVETLEELDWCLDQLETLQTRHSVSEMASNKFKRMLNRELTQLSETSRSGNQVSEFIANTFLEKQHDVEILSPPPKEKEKKKKRPMSQIIGVKKVTQSPSLVSTCIPRFGVTTPQENLLASEIEDLNRWGLDVFKVAEHSGNRPLTVIMFSIFQERDLLKTFRIPMNTFITFMMTLEDHYRADVAYHNNIHAADVVQSTHVLLSTPALEAVFTDLEVMAVLFASAIHDVDHPGVTNQFLINTSSELALMYNDASVLENHHLAVGFKLLQGDNCDIFQNLSKKQRDSLRKMVIDMVLATDMSKHMNFLADMKTMVETKKVTSLGVLLLDNYSDRIQVLQNMVHCADLSNPTKPLELYRQWTDRIMVEFFTQGDRERDKGMEISPMCDKHNASIEKSQVGFIDYIVHPLWETWADLVHPDAQDILDILEDNREWYQSMIPRSPSPSSPDESHAELRSGGSLGGPPSTGVSGDKFQFELTLEEEEEDEELESDLESPLEDEPQLGTEQHRDSSSPSTSPDPRNRYRPPSPHLSRPTSLTLQSPHPHRTTNPTGQEGYNSKDDSAPWLHEGT
- the LOC119121846 gene encoding cAMP-specific 3',5'-cyclic phosphodiesterase 4D-like isoform X5, yielding MSWLEGRRESLPVAQQVVRRRYSGPLLLPPLRRRHSCQDHHSDTRRFSAAHGLPLHRLEVLYCRALASHDEHRNWLSKAPSKRATEHSHIMECAALSREGAGLAKAPKHLWRQPRTNIRFKQRFNSDTECYLCRNRTLEKLRPVLKKPRMSWPFSLKRFDVENGLLVGRSPLDSQTSPSSGLVLQSNVPHSQRRESFLYRSDSDYDLSPKSMSRNSSTASDLHGEDMIVTPFAQILASLRTVRSNFAAFTHLQDRVGNKWPPSSNQPPPCKPCHTEEPYQKLAVETLEELDWCLDQLETLQTRHSVSEMASNKFKRMLNRELTQLSETSRSGNQVSEFIANTFLEKQHDVEILSPPPKEKEKKKKRPMSQIIGVKKVTQSPSLVSTCIPRFGVTTPQENLLASEIEDLNRWGLDVFKVAEHSGNRPLTVIMFSIFQERDLLKTFRIPMNTFITFMMTLEDHYRADVAYHNNIHAADVVQSTHVLLSTPALEAVFTDLEVMAVLFASAIHDVDHPGVTNQFLINTSSELALMYNDASVLENHHLAVGFKLLQGDNCDIFQNLSKKQRDSLRKMVIDMVLATDMSKHMNFLADMKTMVETKKVTSLGVLLLDNYSDRIQVLQNMVHCADLSNPTKPLELYRQWTDRIMVEFFTQGDRERDKGMEISPMCDKHNASIEKSQVGFIDYIVHPLWETWADLVHPDAQDILDILEDNREWYQSMIPRSPSPSSPDESHAELRSGGSLGGPPSTGVSGDKFQFELTLEEEEEDEELESDLESPLEDEPQLGTEQHRDSSSPSTSPDPRNR